One region of Gopherus evgoodei ecotype Sinaloan lineage chromosome 16, rGopEvg1_v1.p, whole genome shotgun sequence genomic DNA includes:
- the LOC115635932 gene encoding torsin-1A-like, producing MQLLAGLLWLLVPGSAALEPISLSIVIGAASVLTGYLSYPSFYCGFVECCPGEADRPNTTALREDLDNKLFGQHLAKDVILKAVTGFRNNPNPKKPLTLSLHGWGGTGKNFVSQFIAKSIHKAGQKSKFVHLFIATLHFPHEHQITLYKDQLQTWIRGNVSACARSVFIFDEMDKLHPGLIDAIKPFLDYYEQIDGVSYRRAIFIFLSNAGGDLINKVALDFWRSGKDRKQIQLKDLEPVLSVAVFNNKNSGLWHSSLIDKNLIDYFVPFLPLEYKHLKMCIRAEIEAGGKKINEAIVDEVAKEMTFFPKDEKIYSDKGCKLVQQKLLYYWERL from the exons ATGCAGCTGCTGGCGGGGCTGCTCTGGCTCCTGGTGCCGGGCTCGGCTGCGCTGGAGCCCATCAGCCTGAGCATCGTCATCGGGGCGGCCTCGGTGCTCACCGGCTACCTCTCCTACCCCAGCTTCTACTGCGGCTTCGTGGAGTGCTGCCCCGGGGAGGCGGACCGGCCCAATACCACCG CACTGAGGGAGGATCTGGATAATAAACTCTTTGGACAGCACCTTGCCAAAGATGTGATCCTGAAAGCAGTGACAGGATTCAGAAACAACCCAAATCCCAAAAAGCCActcactctctccctccatgGCTGGGGAGGCACGGGTAAAAACTTTGTTAGCCAGTTCATCGCAAAGAGCATTCACAAAGCGGGACAGAAAAGCAAATTTGTTCATCTCTTTATAGCCACACTGCACTTCCCACATGAACATCAGATTACACTGTATAAG GATCAATTGCAAACGTGGATTCGGGGTAACGTGAGCGCCTGTGCCAGGTCCGTGTTCATATTTGATGAAATGGATAAATTGCACCCTGGCCTCATTGATGCCATCAAGCCATTCTTAGACTATTATGAGCAGATTGATGGGGTGTCCTACCGGAGAGCCATCTTTATCTTTCTCAG TAATGCAGGTGGGGATTTAATTAATAAAGTGGCTCTGGACTTCTGGAGGAGTGGAAAAGACAGGAAGCAGATTCAGCTGAAGGACCTGGAGCCTGTGTTATCTGTAGCAGTCTTCAATAATAAGAATA GTGGCTTGTGGCACAGCAGCCTGATCGACAAAAACCTCATTGATTACTttgtccccttcctgcccctggaGTACAAGCATCTTAAGATGTGCATCAGGGCAGAAATCGAGGCTGGTGGCAAGAAAATCAACGAGGCGATCGTCGACGAGGTGGCCAAGGAGATGACATTCTTCCCAAAAGATGAGAAAATCTACTCCGATAAAGGCTGCAAGCTTGTGCAGCAGAAGCTGTTGTATTACTGGGAGAGGTTATGA